From the genome of Streptomyces spinoverrucosus:
CTGCTGGTCGCGGCGGCCATCGCCACCGCCCCGAGCGTCCTGCTCGACGCCGTCCCCGTGTGGATCGTCGCCGTCGCCTGGGGCTTCGGCTGCCTCGGCATGGGCCTGGTCATCTCCTCCACCAGCGTCCTGCTCCTGCACCTCTCCGCCCCCGACCAGGCCGGCAGCAACTCAGCCGCCCTCCAGATCTCCGACGGCCTGTCCAACGTGCTCCTCCTGGCCGCGGGCGGCGCCGCCTTCGCGGCCCTGGGCGGCGGCACGGTGACCCACGCCGCGACAGAGGCCACGGCCTCCCACCCGGCCGCGTTCGCGGTGGTGTTCCTGCCGATGGCGGGGGTGGCGTTGGTGGGGGCTTGGGTGACGACGCGGTTGCGGGAGCCAATCCGCTGACTGGTACCAGTATGACACCAACGTGTGGTACCGTTTTGGTATGGCTATGAATCTGCGTCTTCGCGACGACCAGACGGAAGCTCTGAAGCTGCGGGCCGAAGAGGAGGGTGTCAGCATGCACGCCATACTGCTGAGGGCCGTGGACGACTACCTGGCCCGGACGGCGCACGAAGCGCTCGTCCGCAAGGCCGCCAAGGAGCAGACCGTCAAGTGGGCCGAACTGCTGGAGCGGCTCAAGTGACCTGCATCTACCTGTCGGCCGAGGATGTCCTGGCCATCGCCGAGCTGGCCGTCGATGACCAGGATGTCGTCGTGCGTGATGCGGGCCTGCTGGAGTCGGCAGTGCATCGTCCTTCGGCTTCCATGTTCGGGCAGGAGGCCTACACCGACCTGTTCGACAAAGCGGCGGCGCTCCTGCAATCGCTGGCGATCAACCATCCCTTCGTCGACGGCAACAAGCGCACGGCGTGGACATCATGCGTGGTCTTTCTGGCGCTGAACGAGGTTCAGCTGCGGCCGGACATCGATGCCGCCGAGCGCCTGGTGATTGCGGTGGCCACGGGCAGCCTGGACGAAGTCAAGGCCATCTCCGAGGCGTTGCGGGAGCTCGCCGAGTAGCCGGTGTGACCTCGATCCCACCCACGGGCGACCCGCCCTGGTTCGCGCGTTGACCTGTCCCGGCCGCCGGTAGGGTGGCCCGGTTGTCATACGGAGCCGAGCCGGCCGAATTCGGGGCGGCGGAGCCCCGTACCGCCGAGCCGCCCGACCCCCACGGAGACCGTGACTACCACCGCCGCTTCCTCCTCGTCCTCCCATCACCTCTCGCCCGCCTTCCCCGGCCGCGCCCCCTGGGGTACCGCCAGCAAGCTGCGCGCCTGGCAGCAGGGTGCGATGGAGAAGTACATCCAGGAGCAGCCGCGTGACTTCCTGGCGGTCGCCACGCCCGGCGCCGGCAAGACGACCTTCGCGCTGACGCTGGCGTCCTGGCTGCTGCACCACCACGTCGTGCAGCAGGTCACCGTGGTCGCGCCCACCGAGCATCTGAAGAAGCAGTGGGCGGAGGCGGCCGCGCGGATAGGGATCAAGCTCGATCCCGAGTACAGCGCGGGGCCGCTCGGCAAGGAGTACCACGGCGTCGCGGTGACGTACGCGGGCGTGGGCGTGCGGCCCATGCTGCACCGCAACCGCGTCGAGCAGCGCAAGACCCTCGTCATCCTCGACGAGATCCACCACGCCGGTGACTCCAAGTCCTGGGGCGAGGCGTGCCTGGAGGCCTTCGAGCCCGCGACCCGGCGGCTGGCCCTGACGGGTACGCCCTTCCGCTCCGACACCAACCCCATCCCCTTCGTGGCGTACGAGGAAGGGGCCGACGGCATCCGGCGGTCCGCCGCCGACTACACCTACGGCTACGGCTCCGCCCTCGCGGACAACGTCGTGCGGCCCGTCATCTTCCTCTCCTACAGCGGCAACATGCGCTGGCGCACCAAGGCCGGTGACGAGATCGAGGCACGGCTCGGCGAGCCGATGACCAAGGACGCGATCAGCCAGGCCTGGCGTACCGCGCTCGATCCGCGGGGCGACTGGATGCCGGCCGTGCTGCGCGCCGCCGACCAGCGGCTGACCGAGGTCAGGAAGGCGATTCCGGACGCCGGTGCCCTCGTCATCGCCTCCGACCAGGACTCGGCACGCGCGTACGCCAAGCTCATCCGGGACATCACGGGCAACAAGGCGACCCTCGTGCTCTCCGACGACGCCGGCGCGTCCGACCGGATCGACGAGTTCAGCCACAACACCGACCGGTGGATGGTCGCGGTGCGGATGGTGTCCGAGGGCGTCGACGTCCCGCGGCTCGCGGTCGGGGTGTACGCCACCACCATCTCGACGCCGCTGTTCTTCGCGCAGGCCGTCGGCCGCTTCGTACGGTCCCGGCGGCGCGGCGAGACGGCCTCCGTCTTCCTGCCCACGGTCCCCGACCTGCTCTCCTTCGCCAACGAGATGGAGCGCGAGCGCGACCACGTGCTCGACAAGCCGAAGAAGGACGGCGAGGAGGACCCGTACGCCGAGGAGGACAAGCTGCTCAAGGAGTCGGAACAGCAGAAGGACGAGGACACCGGCGAGCAGGACATGCTCCCCTTCGAGGCCCTCGAGTCCGACGCCGTCTTCGACCGGGTCATGTACAACGGCGCCGAGTTCGGCATGCAGGCACACCCGGGGAGCGAGGAGGAGCAGGACTACCTCGGCATTCCCGGGCTGCTGGAACCCGACCAGGTGCAACTGCTGCTCCAGAAGCGGCAGGCGCGGCAGATCGCGCACAGCCGCAAGAAGCCGGACGCCGAGGCCGACCTGCTCGAAATGCCCGCCGAGCGGCGGCCGGTGGTCAGCCACAAGGAACTGATGGAGCTGCGGCGGCAGCTGAACAACCTGGTCGGTGCGTACGTCCACCAGAGCGGCAAGCCGCACGGTGTCATCCACACCGAACTGCGACGGGTCTGCGGCGGGCCGCCGAGCGCGGAGGCGACGGCGGGGCAGTTGCGGCAGCGGATCGCCAAGGTGCAGGAGTGGGCTACGCGGATGCGGTGACGCCGGCGCTGTGCCTGGCCGGGTTTCGCTGCTCGTAGTTCGGGTGCGGGTTGTCTGTGGTTGCTCGCGCAGTTCCTCGCGCCCCCTTCGGGGCGCTGTGCGCCCGTCGTATCGGGGCAAATCGGAGTACCCCATACCGGTCCCTGACCGGATTCTGGACGGAGGCTTCCGCTGAGCGGACCGGCTCGCTACTGTCCCGCTACGCACACGCCCCGTGGCAGCGCCGCCGCGGAGCGCAGCCGTGAAGCGACAGGGGCCCGGACCACCGGCCGGGCCGTCAGCCGATCGGCAGCCTCTGAAGCGCGTCGCTGACGGGACTCGGTGACGCATCCGCCGCGAGGGGGCTGTCGACCTCACCACTTAAGGAGTGGGCGTCGTGACCGCGGAGACCTCTCAGACGCTCGACCGGGGACTGCGCGTCCTCAAGCTGCTGGCCGACACGGACCACGGACTGACCGTCACAGAGCTGTCCACCAAGCTGGGCGTGAACAGGACCGTGGTGTACCGCCTGCTCGCCACGCTGGAGCAGCACGCGCTGGTACGCCGTGACCTGGGCGGCCGCGCCCGCGTCGGGCTGGGTGTGCTGGGACTCGGACGGCAGGTGCATCCGCTGGTACGGGAGGCCGCGCTGCCGGCGCTCAGGTCGCTGGCCGAGGACATCGGGGCGACGGCGCATCTGACGCTGGTGGACGGGGCGGAGGCGCTGGCCGTCGCCGTGGTCGAGCCGACCTGGACGGACTATCACGTGGCCTACCGGGCGGGCTTCCGCCACCCCCTGGACCGGGGCGCCGCCGGCAAGGCGATCCTGGCGGCCCGCCAACGCCCGGGCAGCGACCCCGGCTACACCCTCACCCAGGGCGAACTGGAGGCGGGCGCGTGCGGCGCCGCCGCCCCGCTGGTCGGCGTGACCGGAGTCGAGGGCAGCGTCGGCGTGGTGATGCTGGCGGACGCGGTCCCCGAACGGGTCGGCCCGAGGGTGGTGGACGCGGCCCGCGAGGTGGCGGAGGCGCTGCGCTGACGTCGGACGTGATCCGGCAGACGTGATCCGGACCGGGGACGGTTCGAACACTCCCGCGCGTTAGATTGACCTCGTGCTCTCTCGTCTCACACGCCTCCAGGCCCTCGCCGTCTGCGCACTGCCCGTCGTCGGTCTGATCGCCGCGGCCGGATTCGCGCCGTTGCCGTTCTCGGTGGCCCAGCCGGGGATGACGGCGAACGTGCTCGGTGAGGACCAGGACACGCCGGTGATCACCATCTCCGGTGCGCCGACCCGTGAGACCAGCGGGCAGCTGCGGATGACGACGATCGAGGCGACCAGCCCGGACACCCGCGTCTGGCTCGGCGATGTGATCGACGGCTGGTTGCGCACGGACAAGGCGGTCATGCCCCGCGACGCCGTCTACCCGAGCGGCGACACCGTCAAGGAGATCGAGCGGCACAACGAGGCCCAGATGCGCCAGTCCCAGGACGCGGCGACCGAGGCCGCGCTCACCTACCTCGGCCTCGACGACAAGGGCATCAAGGTCGACCTCGAACTCGCCGACGTCGGCGGCCCCAGCGCCGGGCTGCTCTTCTCCCTCGGCATCATCGACAAGCTCGAGGGCGACGGCAGCGGCGGCGACCTCACCGGCGGCCGCACCATCGCCGGCACCGGCACCATCGAGGCCGACGGCACGGTGGGCGCGGTCGGCGGCGTCGCCCTGAAGACCCAGGCCGCCCACCGCGACGGCGCGACCGTCTTCCTGGTCCCGAGCGCCGAGTGCGCCGACGCCAAGTCGGAATCCCCCAAGGGCCTGCGCCTGATCCCGGTCAAGACCCTGAAGGGCGCGGTCCAGTCCCTGATCTCCCTGGAGAAGGGAACGGGCTCGGTCCCCAGCTGCTAGCAACGGTCCACGGCTGCTGGCAACGGTCCACGGCTGCTGGCAACGGTCCCCGGCTGCCGGCCCCTCAAGGAGCCGTCCCCTATCCCTCCTTCACGAACCCCTCCCGCACCAGCCAGTCCAGCGCCACCTGGTGCGGATCCTCCCCCTCCACGTCCACCTTGGCGTTGAGGGTCTGGGCCACGGAGTTGTTGAGCCTCTTCGTGATCGGGTCGAGGATCCCCGTGATCGCCGGCCATTCCTTCAGGGTCTTGGTGTTGATCACGGGGGCGGCGTTGTAGTTGGGGAAGAACTTCCTGTCGTCCTCCATCACCACCAGGTTCATGGACTTGATGCGGCCGTCGGTGGTGAAGACCTCCCCGAAGGTGCAACCTCCCTTCGCCGTCTGGGTGTAGATGATCCCGGTGTCCATCTGGGTGATCCGGGACGGCGGGATGTTCATGCCGTACGCCCGCGCCATGCCCGGCAGCCCGTCCTCCCGGTTGGCGAACTCGCCCTCGACGCACAGCGTCACGGCCCCGGGATCGGACTTCGCCAGCTTGGCCACGTCCGAGAGGGTCCTGGTGCCGTACTTCTTGAAGTTGGCCTGGTTCATGGCCAGCGCGTAGGTGTTGTTCAGCGACGACGGCGCCAGCCAGGTCACGCCGTTCTTCAGGTCCGCGTCGCGTACCGCCTGCCACTGCTGCCGCGGGTCGGGGATGGGCTTGCTGTTGCCCATGTACGTGATCCAGGCCGTGCCCGTGTACTCGTACACGGCGTCCGCCTCGCCGCTCTTGACCGCCTCCCGCGACCCCACCGACCCCTGGATGCCGGTCCGGTCCAGGACGTTCGCGCCCGCCGCCTCGAAGGCGATCCCCATGATCGCGCCCAGGATCAGCTGCTCGGTGAACTCCTTCGACGTGACCGTCAGATCGGCGCCCTTCAGCGGCTCGCCCTGCCCGATCGACCCGGGCCGCACATCGTCGACCATCGGGGAGCCGCTGGTCAGCCCGCAGCCGGAGGCCAGCAGCAGCGCCGCGGTCAGGCACAGCAACCGCCTCATGTCCCCACCTCCAGCCCCCGCGGCCGCAGCAGCAGTTCGGCCAGCGAGGCCAGCCAGTCCACCAGGAGGGCGAGGGCGACCGTGAGGATGGATCCCAGGATCAGCACGGGCATCCGCTGACTGGTGATGCCGGTGGTGATCAGCGTCCCCAGGCCGCCGCCACCGCCGAACGTCGCCAGCGTCGCCGTACCGACGTTCAGCACCAGGGCCGTACGGACGCCCGCCAGGATCAGCGGGACCGCCAGCGGCAGCTCCACCCGGGTCAGGACGCCCGTCGGCGACATGCCGATACCCCGGGCGGCCTCCAGCAGCGCCGGGTCGTTCGCCCTGAGACCGGCGATGGTGTTCGACAGCACCGGCAGGATGGCGTAGATGATGATGCCGATCAGAGCCGACCTGCGGCCGATGCCCAGCCAGATCACCAGCAGCGCCAGCAGACCGATCGCGGGGGTCGCCTGGCCCATGTTGGCGAACGTCATCGCCACCGGGGTCACCTTCCGGAACGTCCTGCGGGTCAGCAGGATGCCCAGCGGGATCGCGATGATCAGCACGAAGAACGTGGAGATCGCGGTCAGCTGGACGTGCTGCCACAGCGCCTCGGACACCCGGCCGCCCGACAGCGCGTTCTCGGAGATCGCGTCCAGGTCGGCCTGCCGGAACCACAGCCAGGTCGCCAGCAGCACGGCCACCACGAAGGCCGGCAGGAAGGTCAGCTTCTGCCAGCGGACGCGGGGGCCCGTCCGGCTCGGCGGGGGAGGCGGCTCCTGGTCGCCGGGCACCTCGCCCTCGTCCCGGTAGACGTGCCCTCTGACGTCGTGCTCGCCCGGGGGTCGGTTCTGCTCCGAAGAGGTGGTCACGCCTTTGGCTCCCCTCCGTGCCCCTCCTGTTCCGCGTGCGTCTGAGCGGACCTGGTCTCCTCCAGGTCGTGCTGGTGCTCGATGGCTTCGAGCCGGTCGGCCTCCAGCAGCTCGTGCACCGAGTTCATCAGCGTCTCCATGTCGACGACGCCGGTGTACTCGCCGCGCCGCCCGGTCACCGCCACCCGCCCGGTGTTGTCCGTGAGGACGGCCTCCAGCGCGTCGCGCAGGGTGGCGTCCCGGGTCACCGTGTCGTGGACCAGGGTCCCGGCCCGCGCCAGCGAGCCCTTGGCCCGCATCAGGTCGCCCCGCCTGAGCCACTTGTACGGGCGGCCCCGCTTGTCCAGCAGCAGGATCTCGTTCGTACCGCTGGAGCGGAGCCGGTTGAAGATGGACTGCAGGGGGTCGTCCACGGTCACCGTCGGATAGTCGGTGATCTCCACATCCCGTACGCGGGTGAGGTTCAGCCGCTTCAGCGCCGCCCCGGCGCCCACGAACCCGGACACGAAGTCGTCCGCCGGGTTGGTGAGGATCGCCTCCGGCGTGTCGAACTGCGCGATGTGCGAACGCTCACGCAGTACGGCGATCCGATCACCCAGCTTGATCGCTTCGTCGAAGTCGTGCGTGACGAACACGATCGTCTTGTGCAGCTCGTGCTGGAGCCGGATCAGCTCGTCCTGGAGGTGGTCCCGGGTGATCGGGTCCACCGCGCCGAACGGCTCGTCCATCAGCAGCACCGGCGGATCGGCGGCCAGCGCCCGCGCCACGCCCACCCGCTGCTGCTGCCCGCCGGACAGCTGGCGCGGATAGCGGCCGTGGAACTCGCCCGGATCGAGCCCGACGAGATCGAGCATCTCCTCGACCCGGTCACGGATGCGCGACTTCGACCAACCGATCATCTTCGGTACGAGCGCGATGTTCTGGGCGACCGTCATGTGGGGGAACAGGCCGGACGCCTGGATCGCGTAGCCGACCTTGCGGCGCAGCTTGACCGGATCGATATGGGTCACGTCGGCACCGTCGATCCGGATGCGGCCACCGGTCGGCTCGATCAACCTGTTGATCATCTTGAGGGTCGTCGACTTGCCGCACCCGGACGGCCCGACGAAGATCACCGTCTCGCCCGCCTTGATCTCCATCGTGACGCCGTCGACGGCGGGCTGCGGATTGCCCGGATACCGCTTGCTGAGGTTCTCCAGCTCGATGCTCGCGCCATGGGACTCGGCGCCGTGCGACTCAGACACGGATCCCCCTAGAAATGGTCAGCCGCCCGATCAGCACATACGCGGCGTCGAACAGCAGGGCCAGGATGATGATCCCGAGCGTGCCCGCGAGCACCTGGTTCAGCGCGTTCGCGCTGCCCAGCGAAGCGATACCGCGGAAGATCAGGTTGCCGAGGCCGGGCCCGGAGGCGTACGCGGCGATGGCCGCGATGCCCATCAGCATCTGTGTCGAGACCCGGATGCCGGTCAGGATCGGCGGCCAGGCGAGCGGCAACTCGACCCGCACCAGCCGCTTCATCCGGGACATCCCGATGCCCGTGGCCGCGTCCACCAGCGTCGGGTCGACGCCCCGCAGCCCCACGATCGAGTTACGAACGATCGGCAGAAGTCCGTACAGCGTCAAAGTGATCACGGTCGGCGCCACACCGAGCCCCACGATCGGAATCAGCAGACCGATCATGGCCAGCGACGGAATGGTCAGGATGGTGGAGGTGGCGAGGGTCGCGAGGTTCCCGGCCCACTCGGAGCGGTAGGTGGCCACGCCGATCAGCACACCGAGCAGGGTCGCCACGACCATGCACTGGAAGACGGCGCTGGCGTGCTGGTAGGCGTCGGTGAACAGCTGCTGGTGGCGGTTGCCGAGGTACTCCCAGAAGTTCACACGCCATCACCCCACAGCCTCGGTCACTCCCGTCACTCCCGTCCGTCGCCTTCCCATTGATCGCTCGCTCACTCCTGAAGTGCCGCCTGCTCCACCAGCGGGATGATCCGCAGCGGAACGGGGTTCTCCATCACGATCGCCGTGGCAGCCCGCACGATGCCATCAAAACCGACGACCCGGTCGATCACACGCTGAAGATCGGCGTTCGAGCGAGCCACCAGCCGGCACAGCATGTCCCCGCTGCCGGTCGTGGTGTGCAGCTCCAGCACTTCCGGCACGGTCGCCAAGTGGGCCCGGACGTCGGGCCCTTGCCCCTGCCTGATCTGCAGCGTCGCGAAGGCGGTGACCGGATAGCCGAGGGCCGCCGGGTCGACCTGCGGGCCGAACCCACGGATGACTCCGTTCGACTGAAGCCGGTCCAGCCGGGCCTGCACGGTGCCCCGCGCGACCCCGAGCCGACGGGACATCTCCAGCACGCCGATACGCGGCTCCCGCGCGAGCAGCACGATGATCCGCCCGTCCAGTTGATCGATCGCCACACCAACCTCCGTGATGGTCATCCTGTACAGAGAGCCCGCCGTTAGGGCCGTACGGCTGAGCAGATTGCCCAGTGGAAACGCAAACTATTGCGCACCT
Proteins encoded in this window:
- a CDS encoding ribbon-helix-helix protein, CopG family, whose translation is MAMNLRLRDDQTEALKLRAEEEGVSMHAILLRAVDDYLARTAHEALVRKAAKEQTVKWAELLERLK
- a CDS encoding ABC transporter permease — protein: MTTSSEQNRPPGEHDVRGHVYRDEGEVPGDQEPPPPPSRTGPRVRWQKLTFLPAFVVAVLLATWLWFRQADLDAISENALSGGRVSEALWQHVQLTAISTFFVLIIAIPLGILLTRRTFRKVTPVAMTFANMGQATPAIGLLALLVIWLGIGRRSALIGIIIYAILPVLSNTIAGLRANDPALLEAARGIGMSPTGVLTRVELPLAVPLILAGVRTALVLNVGTATLATFGGGGGLGTLITTGITSQRMPVLILGSILTVALALLVDWLASLAELLLRPRGLEVGT
- a CDS encoding glycine betaine ABC transporter substrate-binding protein, with translation MRRLLCLTAALLLASGCGLTSGSPMVDDVRPGSIGQGEPLKGADLTVTSKEFTEQLILGAIMGIAFEAAGANVLDRTGIQGSVGSREAVKSGEADAVYEYTGTAWITYMGNSKPIPDPRQQWQAVRDADLKNGVTWLAPSSLNNTYALAMNQANFKKYGTRTLSDVAKLAKSDPGAVTLCVEGEFANREDGLPGMARAYGMNIPPSRITQMDTGIIYTQTAKGGCTFGEVFTTDGRIKSMNLVVMEDDRKFFPNYNAAPVINTKTLKEWPAITGILDPITKRLNNSVAQTLNAKVDVEGEDPHQVALDWLVREGFVKEG
- a CDS encoding betaine/proline/choline family ABC transporter ATP-binding protein (Members of the family are the ATP-binding subunit of ABC transporters for substrates such as betaine, L-proline or other amino acids, choline, carnitine, etc. The substrate specificity is best determined from the substrate-binding subunit, rather than this subunit, as it interacts with the permease subunit and not with substrate directly.), which encodes MSESHGAESHGASIELENLSKRYPGNPQPAVDGVTMEIKAGETVIFVGPSGCGKSTTLKMINRLIEPTGGRIRIDGADVTHIDPVKLRRKVGYAIQASGLFPHMTVAQNIALVPKMIGWSKSRIRDRVEEMLDLVGLDPGEFHGRYPRQLSGGQQQRVGVARALAADPPVLLMDEPFGAVDPITRDHLQDELIRLQHELHKTIVFVTHDFDEAIKLGDRIAVLRERSHIAQFDTPEAILTNPADDFVSGFVGAGAALKRLNLTRVRDVEITDYPTVTVDDPLQSIFNRLRSSGTNEILLLDKRGRPYKWLRRGDLMRAKGSLARAGTLVHDTVTRDATLRDALEAVLTDNTGRVAVTGRRGEYTGVVDMETLMNSVHELLEADRLEAIEHQHDLEETRSAQTHAEQEGHGGEPKA
- a CDS encoding DEAD/DEAH box helicase gives rise to the protein MTTTAASSSSSHHLSPAFPGRAPWGTASKLRAWQQGAMEKYIQEQPRDFLAVATPGAGKTTFALTLASWLLHHHVVQQVTVVAPTEHLKKQWAEAAARIGIKLDPEYSAGPLGKEYHGVAVTYAGVGVRPMLHRNRVEQRKTLVILDEIHHAGDSKSWGEACLEAFEPATRRLALTGTPFRSDTNPIPFVAYEEGADGIRRSAADYTYGYGSALADNVVRPVIFLSYSGNMRWRTKAGDEIEARLGEPMTKDAISQAWRTALDPRGDWMPAVLRAADQRLTEVRKAIPDAGALVIASDQDSARAYAKLIRDITGNKATLVLSDDAGASDRIDEFSHNTDRWMVAVRMVSEGVDVPRLAVGVYATTISTPLFFAQAVGRFVRSRRRGETASVFLPTVPDLLSFANEMERERDHVLDKPKKDGEEDPYAEEDKLLKESEQQKDEDTGEQDMLPFEALESDAVFDRVMYNGAEFGMQAHPGSEEEQDYLGIPGLLEPDQVQLLLQKRQARQIAHSRKKPDAEADLLEMPAERRPVVSHKELMELRRQLNNLVGAYVHQSGKPHGVIHTELRRVCGGPPSAEATAGQLRQRIAKVQEWATRMR
- a CDS encoding S16 family serine protease; translated protein: MLSRLTRLQALAVCALPVVGLIAAAGFAPLPFSVAQPGMTANVLGEDQDTPVITISGAPTRETSGQLRMTTIEATSPDTRVWLGDVIDGWLRTDKAVMPRDAVYPSGDTVKEIERHNEAQMRQSQDAATEAALTYLGLDDKGIKVDLELADVGGPSAGLLFSLGIIDKLEGDGSGGDLTGGRTIAGTGTIEADGTVGAVGGVALKTQAAHRDGATVFLVPSAECADAKSESPKGLRLIPVKTLKGAVQSLISLEKGTGSVPSC
- a CDS encoding Lrp/AsnC family transcriptional regulator; this encodes MAIDQLDGRIIVLLAREPRIGVLEMSRRLGVARGTVQARLDRLQSNGVIRGFGPQVDPAALGYPVTAFATLQIRQGQGPDVRAHLATVPEVLELHTTTGSGDMLCRLVARSNADLQRVIDRVVGFDGIVRAATAIVMENPVPLRIIPLVEQAALQE
- a CDS encoding IclR family transcriptional regulator yields the protein MTAETSQTLDRGLRVLKLLADTDHGLTVTELSTKLGVNRTVVYRLLATLEQHALVRRDLGGRARVGLGVLGLGRQVHPLVREAALPALRSLAEDIGATAHLTLVDGAEALAVAVVEPTWTDYHVAYRAGFRHPLDRGAAGKAILAARQRPGSDPGYTLTQGELEAGACGAAAPLVGVTGVEGSVGVVMLADAVPERVGPRVVDAAREVAEALR
- a CDS encoding type II toxin-antitoxin system death-on-curing family toxin; this translates as MTCIYLSAEDVLAIAELAVDDQDVVVRDAGLLESAVHRPSASMFGQEAYTDLFDKAAALLQSLAINHPFVDGNKRTAWTSCVVFLALNEVQLRPDIDAAERLVIAVATGSLDEVKAISEALRELAE
- a CDS encoding ABC transporter permease; amino-acid sequence: MNFWEYLGNRHQQLFTDAYQHASAVFQCMVVATLLGVLIGVATYRSEWAGNLATLATSTILTIPSLAMIGLLIPIVGLGVAPTVITLTLYGLLPIVRNSIVGLRGVDPTLVDAATGIGMSRMKRLVRVELPLAWPPILTGIRVSTQMLMGIAAIAAYASGPGLGNLIFRGIASLGSANALNQVLAGTLGIIILALLFDAAYVLIGRLTISRGIRV